One genomic region from Fictibacillus marinisediminis encodes:
- a CDS encoding GNAT family N-acetyltransferase: MEKQAVLFHSLEGEKIYFKALRIEDVQEIHHYASDQEVSRFIGWNLMNTLEETRQYIEIMLKRESAGTHLYSSIVEKSTQAIIGTAMIFNFDQGANKAEIGYVLHKHHWGKGYGTEIVALMSDFAFKSLNLHRLHAMVVDANIGSARILEKNRYELEGRLKDHYFIEDKYYDALLFGKITNLET; this comes from the coding sequence ATGGAGAAGCAGGCTGTTTTATTTCATTCATTGGAGGGTGAAAAAATCTACTTCAAAGCACTTAGGATTGAGGATGTTCAAGAGATACATCATTATGCGTCAGATCAAGAAGTTTCACGATTTATTGGCTGGAATTTAATGAATACTTTGGAGGAAACTCGTCAGTACATTGAAATAATGTTAAAACGTGAGTCGGCAGGTACTCATTTATATTCCTCCATTGTTGAAAAATCAACTCAAGCAATTATAGGGACAGCCATGATTTTCAATTTTGACCAAGGAGCAAACAAAGCTGAAATTGGTTATGTGTTGCATAAACATCATTGGGGTAAGGGGTATGGCACAGAGATTGTTGCATTGATGAGTGATTTTGCTTTTAAATCACTAAATCTTCATAGACTCCATGCTATGGTAGTGGATGCCAATATTGGTTCTGCACGGATACTTGAAAAGAACAGGTATGAGTTAGAAGGACGTTTAAAAGACCACTATTTTATAGAGGATAAGTATTATGATGCATTACTTTTCGGCAAAATTACTAACCTGGAAACTTAG
- a CDS encoding VOC family protein, with product MIKGFGGIFWRTKNLEVVKKWYSEVLKIEVENWNGTVIKPQLGNETIFSFFTENDSYFPTEQQVMLNFQVHNLNETIKHLEHIGVPLAKKKEISEFGKFIWIEDPEGRLVELWEK from the coding sequence ATGATAAAAGGTTTCGGAGGAATATTTTGGAGAACTAAGAATCTTGAAGTTGTAAAAAAATGGTACAGTGAAGTGTTGAAGATTGAAGTGGAAAATTGGAATGGGACTGTGATAAAACCCCAATTAGGAAATGAGACTATCTTTTCTTTCTTTACCGAGAATGACAGTTATTTTCCAACAGAACAACAAGTGATGTTAAATTTCCAAGTACATAATCTAAACGAGACTATTAAGCATCTTGAACATATTGGTGTACCTCTTGCAAAGAAAAAAGAGATTAGTGAATTTGGAAAGTTTATTTGGATTGAAGATCCTGAAGGTCGACTGGTCGAGCTTTGGGAGAAATAA
- a CDS encoding ArsR/SmtB family transcription factor yields the protein MVLKQLDDQQRIKVFNALADEKRIQMIRLLFHENNRPMCSDIGRSLGISKSNGSYHLKILSDAQLVLIEREGVTKYITLNKEIFDYYLPGFLATL from the coding sequence ATGGTATTAAAACAATTGGATGATCAACAACGCATTAAGGTATTTAATGCATTAGCGGATGAGAAAAGAATACAGATGATTCGTTTACTATTTCACGAGAACAATCGCCCTATGTGTTCGGATATTGGAAGGAGTTTAGGAATCAGTAAGTCAAATGGTTCTTATCATTTGAAAATTTTATCGGACGCACAATTAGTGCTAATTGAACGTGAAGGTGTGACAAAGTATATCACGCTAAACAAAGAGATATTTGATTATTATTTACCGGGGTTTTTGGCTACGCTCTGA
- a CDS encoding NUDIX hydrolase, translating to MRNRGSVVLVENQKVGLIKRVRGDSVYYVFPGGGIEDGETPQEAAKREAQEELGVTVNINECIAEVEFNGTQYFFLAEIITGNFGTGNGEEYTDFNRKRGTYLPLWIEINQLSSIDVKPKEVAIKIQALFN from the coding sequence ATGAGAAATAGAGGTTCAGTAGTTTTAGTTGAAAATCAAAAAGTAGGTCTGATTAAGAGGGTTAGAGGGGATTCAGTTTATTATGTATTTCCTGGTGGTGGAATAGAAGATGGAGAGACACCTCAAGAAGCAGCCAAAAGAGAAGCTCAAGAGGAATTAGGAGTAACGGTTAATATAAATGAGTGTATCGCAGAAGTTGAATTTAACGGCACTCAATACTTTTTTCTTGCTGAAATAATAACTGGAAATTTTGGTACAGGGAATGGTGAAGAGTACACAGATTTTAATAGAAAGCGAGGAACTTATCTACCATTGTGGATTGAAATAAACCAGTTATCATCTATTGATGTTAAACCAAAAGAAGTCGCTATAAAAATTCAAGCGTTATTCAACTAA